DNA sequence from the Vicia villosa cultivar HV-30 ecotype Madison, WI linkage group LG3, Vvil1.0, whole genome shotgun sequence genome:
ATCGAATCATGTAGTTCTCGTTGTTGAGGAGATTCTTTTATTGCGAGAGTGAGAACAAGTGTCACATTATTTTGAAGCGTCGGCGATATGCTAGGAACATAAACAATTGTTATATTGAGTCATTGATCGAGTTGCTCTGGACATGCCTAAACGGTATACAGAGATACATCAccggattttttttttcaaaatttagtgAAACTAAAAAATGATAAACTTATCGTGATTTTGAATACGTTCGAAGATACATCTTTATACActctaatgaaaaaaaaaaaatcaaattttcataaaATGCTTCAATAAAGATGGAAAGAGtatttctctaaaataaaatgttatataaGGATGATTTGGTGTAAATGTAAGACGGGCCTAAATTATTTGAGTGAAAAAACCCAACCTCCCAAAAGCCCAAATAATGAAGATCCAAATCAAAGAAACCCTAACTCAGTGGCGCAACACTATATATCATATTTTGCAACATTTTCAAGCTGCCGAGTCTTCGAAAACCCTAGCATTTTTCTGTGCCCAAACCCGTGATTCAACCAATACGCCACAATGAGTTCCGGTGAGTTGGGTTGCATCTACGCCACCTTGATTCTCCACGACGATGGAATCCCAATCACCGTTAGTCTATCATCTCTCTTCAATTCCGTTTCTCTTCGATTATCCCAAATCGTACCAGATCTCACATTTCTCGGTTATTCTTTTTTGTAGGCGGAGAAGATCAGCACAATCTTGAAGGCTGCCGATGTCACCGTCGAATCCTACTGGCCAAGCCTATTCGCCAAGCTTGCTCAGAGCAAGAACGTTGACGATCTTGTTTTGAACGCTGGCGCAGCCGGAGGAGCCGCCGTTGTTTCAGCCGGAGGAGCCGCACCCGCCGCTGGTGGAGCTGCAGCAGCAGAGGCACCTGTCGAGGCAAAGAAGGTACATATTTTATTGCTCTTAATGGGGATTATGGTTTTAACCGATAGATGCTTAACCTTATAGTATTGAAATTGATTATGATACACATTTTAATATATTGTCTATTTAATTTCTCAACAGTTAGTAgagagtttgatttttttttttttttttgaataaagtaGAGAGTTTGATTAGTTTTATTTAGATTGGAAAATTGAGCTATCTTTTTAGCATAACCTTCTTGTACTCTTAGGTTTTAATTGACTCTTTCATACCATGATTGAAAGTTTATTTAGTATATTAGCCTGATCCAGTTCATTGTCAGTAGTGCAAAGTCactgcttattgattgaatcagtGTTGAACAAACTGAACTTATTCAGCTtcttattttgttgtttttgcagGAAGAAGCCAAGGAAGAAAGTGATGATGACATgggctttagtttgtttgattagGTTTCTCTTTATAGTTTCTTGTAGCCAGATTACTCCTTCTTACAAGGTGTGGCTGGATCCAAAACTTGTTTTGCTTTATAAATTGTTTATCAAGTGAGTTTTAGCAATCTACTATCACATTTTGTTGTTAAATTTTGgtgaatttttttgaatatcTGAATGATATGTTTATTTCCTGGTTATATTGAATATATACTAAGTGTTCAATAGGCACAAAGTGTCACCGTTCAACCCTGATGTGCTATTCTAATGTAAAACACAATGAAATTTGTCAAAAAAAAGAAGATATAGTATGACTTGCAATTTGTCAGGCTATTGAGCACATATGAATAATACATTTAACCTACACAGAAGTACATCCTTTCATTTCATGTTGATCATAAAATGTATATGAAAAACAGTTAAGGTTTTGAAATAATTGATGTTGAAAAGACTTGTGATATAGTATTGTGTCATTCCATTACTATGCTAGATTTTGGTTTTCTTATTGTATAACCTCTTTTTACATTGACTTTGAAATAGAACAATTAAAACAGGGATAGTTTTGGCTTGAGACATGGTGATCATTTGCTCACTGTCTCTTTGTTTTGTACATGGTAAAACATTACATGTTGATGTCAAAAAACTTGCTAGTTAATGGTCATGTGTATTGTGTTGTGCCTATATGGTGTAAAAATGTTCCAAAGTAATTATATTTGACTTAGTTAAATGATTCTCATTGGGTTGATTATTGGCATAACATTGAAATATCATTtgattttctttaaaaatgaGTTTTCGATAGAGTGAAATAAAATGAGAAATACATATTCTTATAATTTTAACTGACTTGTGTACGCTGGCAAAATGGTCTAGACCATATCTGTTGCCATGTTAATTGATTATAATCAAAGAGGGTTAATCGATTATACCAAGCTGTGTTAATTGATTACCTCGGACTTATAAAGTTTTCCCATATAAAAATGTCACCTTTTGTTGTCTTTTGTATcttgaaaaacaataaaaaaaactacCATTTTTTCTCACCTTTTTGATattttagaaaagaaaaagagtaaGATTCAAAGAAGTATAATAATATGAAGGAAATGATATTAAGATAAGAAAAAATTATCTTCAAAGAAGTATAATAATATGAAGTCATAGTTGATATTAAAGTTTATGCTTCTTCAAAATATATTTCATCAATGAAACTTTTGGAATTACCATATAATTAACAGTATTTTGGTATTTAGTTTTCTTTGGGTCTTCTTGGGTTAGATCCTTCTCTCATTACCATTAAGAATACCTTAATTTCTTACAGTATTTTGGTATTTAGTTTTCTTTGGGTCTTCTTGGGTTAGATCCTTCTCTCATCACCATTAAGAATACCTTAATTTCTTACTACTTTCGAGATTTAAAATAGTTttcttgttttaaattttttttagaaagttTAAAAAATTCATTATGTAATTCATTAAAAGCATTTTGTAATTCATCATATGAAGGTCTATCATCTATTTCGGAATCACTAACATTACGTTCTTCATCACTTGAATGATGTGATGCTATCAATGCCTTGTTTGCATGATCTTCCTGTGAAGAGGgacttatttcattgtcatccctTACTACATATGCTTTCTTTAGCCTTTTGTCCTTCTTGCTCTTGAATTTATTCTTCTTTTGAAGTGTATCGGACATTCACATTTTAACATGTCctttttctccacattcaaagcatgtAACTTTACTTATTGCTCTCGTGATTTTTTACTTTAGTATTTAAGGcaagactttttgattctttcatATTTATGCTACATACGTCATTTTGGGCAGACTCTTCTTCTCAGATATTGACGCCACTTTCGGTTGGCATGTCCCGGTTAAAAATCTAAGAATTTTaagattaattttatcattaaaaaaattatgaccAATTGCCGCTAAGTGATTTGTCAAGTTTGAAAATCTTTTTTGCAAGTCAAGAATATATTCTTCGCACTGCATCTTGAACATTTCATACTCTTGAGATAATGTGTTCAATTTTGATCTTTTCACTTCCACGGTTTCTTCATGAGTGATTTCTAACGTATCCCATATTTTCTTCGTTGTTGTGCATTGAAAAATACGAAGGAATTCATCCATGCTTAACACTACTTGAAGTAGATTCTTTACTTTGTTGTCATAGATTTTTTCCTTATCAACATCAATCCACAAACGATTCATCTTTGTTGTACCAATACCATTGACAACACTTATGGGAACGAACATACCATTTCCTACAACATCcaaaacttcttctccttgtgcttcaaGATGTGCTTGCATTCTTCCAAAAAATCACAAGATTCACCTCAGAATAAAGGAGGCTTATTATTGCTACGATTATCTTGAAAAATTGAATTTGCAGAAGCTGTCTTTTGGATCTCAAGAGCAAGTTACCTTAACAGGCTCAGATGCTGAATCTAAGTATAGAGTGTGAAACCTAGGAGGGGAGGGATGAACTAGGTTTGACAAATTTTTAGACATTTCAATcacttttctgatttttttttataattttccagAATTATGAACAGGTGAATGAACAAGTAACAAAAAAGTAAAGTGCAGTAGAGTAAATAACACCGAGATATCTTAGTTCCTCTTTCCAAACAAGAGTACTTCAGTCCCCTCACACCCCGTAAGAGATTTCAATATTGTCAGGTATTTATACAAGTCTACTATTAAGACTTCTCTTATAATCTTCTAACAATAACAAGAAGTACATAAACTCCTTATTTTCCAAACACTAACAATTATGATGGATTTTGAATCGCCCTGATTCAAAAGACTTTTCCATCAAATAGAAAAACAACATTTCCTATTTGTAAAAACCTGTAATAATTATAGATAAAGAATCACCGTACAATTGATCAAATATACAACaatttatatgaaaaatattGTAGACAAACTTCTTTGAATGTTTTCCGCTTTTTagatatatgaaaatttaatctTCTCCTTCAATGAACAAATCAAGATAATATAGAGATTTAAATGCTCAAGTGTTTCTATAAACTTTTTCACATTGAAatgaaaattatgcaaaaaaaaagttttttgttaaaatgatacaAAAACTTAAAAAGCAGTAAAAACGTTCATGAAAAAAgtgtatttgaatttgaaatattcTTCTATTTATAGATAACCATGCACCTcttgattttcaaaaaaaattgatggaaaattcttATGAACAATTGCCATGATTATGCAAATGTTTGGAGATGACTAAGGCTAGTTTGGATACAATAAAaagaacggagcggaatggagcaGAGCGGGATGGAATAGAGCGGAACAAGGTGGAATGGAATAAATACGTCATTCTATTGTTTGGATACTTCATGATGGAATAGAGTAATTTTTTCATTCCGTCCAAATCGGAGGGTACAAAAAATGGTGGAAAGTGATGGAATGTATTTCATCCGATACCACTCCATTCCATCCGTTTTTAACCGATCCAAACAATGGAACATAAActtattccattccattccgctcaATTCCATCCTATTCCATCAATTCAAACATACCCTTAGGATTAATCGATCAATCCAATTATCCTTGCTTTTAACGTTCAAAAAGAAGTGAAATTTAGAATGGATAATCGATTAACTTGACCTCCTTACTAGGATTAATTAGCCtatttaaaaaatcaagattTCTTCAATTAGAAGGCACGTTAATCTATTAAACCAAGGATGGTTAATTGGTTACCTCAATGTGGACTtagaaaaatttcataaataacaATGTCACTTTTTgccattttaaaaatcaaaaataaaataattttttaaactttttctttttgcATCTAATCTAATGTCTATAACCATTGATTTAAATATTGTAACTTTGTTTATGATTCAAATAGCATTAAAGTTTAATTTTAACACAAACTTAATATTTGAtttaatctttttcttctttgatttttttttttaagacaatcttttgtattcatcaaaatcaaattaaaaaggaTGAACATACCAACTTCACATTAACATGTTGTAGTCACAtctatttgaattttaataatatcATCTTTAAGATTGttgtaaaaataatagtatttttttgaaatgaaaataaatataataatgtacTCAATTatcattaatataaaaataaaattatcaccATTTATCATAGGTAAATAATCAATTtccaaatatgtttttttttttaaatcctaaATATGCTTATCgctgtaacaaaaaaaaaaaagcttattGGCTTTAGATTCGGTTCATTCATCCATCGACATTTCCCAATACTGCAGTGCGAATATTGAAGTCGATGAGGGAAGAGTGTAGTTGAATAAAGAAAAGATCCATGTGATTGCGATTGTGATTTACCTCCGGAAAGCCAAAAGCAACCGCGTCCGTGAAACGTGATTTTGAAACTTCGATCCAACCAAAAACAACCCGCATTCACACCATCACCACCATCCAAATccatcataatcataatcattTTCCACAATCCAAACACTCCTTTGCCCCATTCCTGGGACTGGGAGGAACAACACTGAACAACACAATCTCGTTCGCATAGAGATCCAATCGAAAATCGCTTAATTGATTGAGTTTCCAGCTGACACGCCAAACGCTTCTCGCTGGCTGGGTGCTTTACCCTCAAAACTGCACCCTTCCAGAGGAACCCTAGGTATTAGTTGTTATTTATTCTCATACCAATTCAATTCCCTAGTTTTCCTATTGTTATATGCCATTGGCACTGCGTAGATGAATAATCGGAAAACGGATTACTCTAATTCTGTTTCtaactttatttgtttttttgtagaTGTTGCAGATAAGATCAAAGTCGGCCGTTCGGCATTGGTGATGTAGAGTCACGGAGCCAATATGGCGTTCGTAACTAAGATCAAATGGGTTGTTCTTTCTGTAATCACTTTATCTGTGGCgtctatcatcattcatctctcttTGGCAAAGTTGTGGACGGTTAATATAGTGCCGTATAGAGCAATTGCGAGTTTTCCTGCTGATTTTTCTCCTGGATTGGGAAGGCAGGTTGGTTCTTATTATATACATGTATCACTTGCTTGTGTGTGGTCAAATCTTTGGATGGAGCTTATTTGCTTGAATTGTTACAGGTTGTGAAGAATAAGAAGCTATGGGGCTCCATAAAGTCTTTGGAAGCACTGCAACCTAGTTCCAATGCTAGAAGCAATTATTCTGGTAATAAATTTTGACTTAAGTTTCTTAGCTTTTTATTAGGGAGACATGTGTTATTTGACAATCAAAAGTGGGCAATTTTTGGCTTGTAATATAGTGGCTACGGCATAAAACTTTGTGGAAGTGTTCCTGTTTTACATCTTGGTGATTAGCCTTGTGTTTTCTTTTACACTTATAAGTTCCATTTTAAATGaagtcatatatttttttttaccattGCCAAAATATTACCTAGTAACCAGATTCTAGATTGTTAAAATATCGCTTCCTTGCAATCATGGAGATGATTGACAGAAGCTATTAATTTGTGTATTGAATTACAAATTGAATGGAATCATGGATATTGTATAATAACGCTAAACAACATTCAAGACGGATGTTGTATTCATGTATGTTTAGCATGCAATTCATAGTATTCATTCTTATTTGAATGTGAATGATAAACAAGAGGAGAAACTCTTTGAAAACATAGACAAATGGAAGTTTATTTTTTCCATTGAAATTACTTTCACacttaaaatgatttttaaatgaattttttattattatattatcgaATTTAGATGTTTTTTTCATTGACGAGTGTAACTAAGGTGGCAAACTAAAGATTTGTGTCATATCATTTAGTTGGCTATAACTGTTGAGTTTTCTCTAGTTTGACTAAGAATGTACATAACTGAGCTGGCTATTATTTGGTGATCTTGACGTTTGTCAAATTTTAACAATGAGTAAACCTTATTGAATATTATGTATATATCCTCATTGTGGCATTTTCATCCTTTAAATTTTCCACTTCAAGCCTGTGTTTCTTTCCTTTCCAGATCCAAAGGACCGGAGCAATGGTTTCATCTATGCAAAAGTTTTTGGTGGATTTGAGAAGATAAGATCATCGGTATGATGCACTTGATGGGAAGAAGTCACTTATTTTTGTGAAGTCATTCCTATTTCTTTTGCAAATTAACAACACCTTTCTTGATTTTATAGATCTGTGATCTGGTCGCTATATCTAGGCTTTTAAATGCCACTCTCATCATTCCAGAAATTCAAGAGAGTATTCGCTCAAAAGGAATAAGGTATGTGCTGGAAGTTTTATGCGGTCACTAGCAGGCCAATGTGCTTTATGCTACTACCTCCAGtccttattataattttttttggagttttcttggtcccatttataagaaattGTCAAGCTTTTTAAAGTGTATTTATTGTGAGATAAACTTTTCTAGCCTTCATTTAATATTTGTCTTATTAATATAAGTGGATGTATTTAGTACTTCACAATTTTCCAAGAATGAATATTTGTAAAATTACTCAAAAAGCTACCACAACTAATAATTACATTGGTTTTGAGGTTTTTGGTTTTTCTTCTTATATTAAGGAGCAGAGGGATTATTAATAATTTCTTTTTGTGAtgcatttatatatttattcttgtttttaaaaattttattcagCTCAAAGTTCAAGAGTTTCTCCTATCTTTATGACGAGGATC
Encoded proteins:
- the LOC131655593 gene encoding large ribosomal subunit protein P1-like; translation: MSSGELGCIYATLILHDDGIPITAEKISTILKAADVTVESYWPSLFAKLAQSKNVDDLVLNAGAAGGAAVVSAGGAAPAAGGAAAAEAPVEAKKEEAKEESDDDMGFSLFD